The uncultured Fusobacterium sp. genome includes a window with the following:
- a CDS encoding Crp/Fnr family transcriptional regulator produces the protein MLELYFSQNFPFWNKLSPKEKDLLINNSEILKYKKNEIIHDSTECTGVLLVIKGQLRVYILSEEGKEITLYRLSENEVCILSASCILKNITFSIYVDAITDVEIIKISASAFKEIKNSNIAVEAFTTDIINKSFSETMWAMEQILFMSFDKRLARYLFEQNIDTINLTHEDIAKDVNSAREVVSRMLKYFQNEGIISLSRGSITILNRDKLKKIFS, from the coding sequence ATGCTAGAACTCTATTTTTCTCAAAATTTTCCATTTTGGAATAAGTTATCACCAAAAGAAAAAGATCTATTAATTAATAATAGTGAAATTTTAAAATATAAAAAAAATGAGATCATCCATGATTCTACAGAGTGTACTGGTGTTCTTCTAGTAATAAAAGGGCAATTGAGAGTATATATTCTTTCTGAAGAAGGTAAGGAAATTACTTTATATAGATTAAGTGAAAATGAAGTATGTATTTTATCAGCTTCTTGTATTCTTAAAAATATAACTTTTAGTATCTATGTAGATGCTATAACAGATGTTGAAATTATAAAAATATCTGCCTCTGCTTTTAAAGAGATAAAAAATAGTAATATAGCTGTTGAAGCTTTTACTACTGATATTATCAACAAAAGTTTTTCTGAAACAATGTGGGCTATGGAACAAATTCTTTTTATGAGTTTTGATAAGAGATTAGCTAGATACCTTTTTGAACAAAATATTGATACAATTAATCTTACTCATGAAGATATTGCTAAGGATGTCAATAGTGCTAGAGAGGTTGTTTCTCGTATGTTAAAATATTTCCAAAATGAAGGGATTATCTCTCTTTCAAGAGGAAGTATAACAATTTTAAATCGTGATAAATTAAAAAAGATTTTTTCTTAA
- the amaP gene encoding alkaline shock response membrane anchor protein AmaP produces MINKFLFFLGWVGIFILSITGIVCTVMPSVIVKFNPLDSIKTNVVIVIVCVAYFLLSILKLCSLFEKTGDYEIKTENGKVTISANSVISFIKELLSKDREINNIKVITGKKGRKFSIKIKLDMLTDGNIADKTNSIQELIKQRLSEKMGLEVEKIEVQISKISLKSDNISESTAEE; encoded by the coding sequence ATGATAAATAAATTCCTTTTTTTTCTAGGTTGGGTAGGAATATTCATCTTATCAATAACTGGTATTGTATGTACTGTAATGCCTAGTGTGATAGTGAAATTTAATCCGCTAGATTCTATTAAAACAAATGTTGTAATAGTAATAGTTTGTGTAGCTTATTTCCTATTATCAATTTTAAAATTATGTTCACTGTTTGAAAAAACAGGAGATTATGAGATAAAAACTGAAAATGGTAAGGTAACTATATCAGCTAATTCAGTAATTAGCTTTATTAAAGAGTTATTATCTAAAGATAGAGAGATAAATAATATAAAAGTTATCACTGGAAAAAAAGGTAGAAAATTTAGTATAAAAATAAAACTTGATATGTTAACTGATGGAAATATAGCTGACAAAACTAATTCTATACAAGAATTGATAAAACAAAGATTATCTGAAAAAATGGGATTAGAAGTTGAAAAAATAGAAGTCCAAATCTCTAAAATTTCATTGAAATCAGATAATATCAGTGAATCAACTGCTGAAGAGTAG
- a CDS encoding dicarboxylate/amino acid:cation symporter, producing MKNLKLIHKVFIGLISGIIVGALLYPMKENPIVSKYIVSGLFEFLGQGFLRLVKMIIVPLVFASLVTGTAAMNDVKKLGRIGIKTLAFFMGTTAIGIIAAIVGANILKPGAGIVLENVQKAQYVAKETDSFVKVLLNIIPTNPIEALVKGEMLQVIFFAVMTGFVITILGEKAKRLQGMFEEVNSLMLKMVSLIMELAPLGIFGLIGKTFITLGWAAMKPLASFIIVTYILLLFHGLVVYQILLRIYAKESPIAFLKKILGPMTLAFSTSSSAACIPLSLKTLKEEFNVEEKVSSFTIPLGATINMDGTAIMQGVATVFIAQLYNINLTTNDYFMVVLTAVLASIGTAGVPGVGTIMLSMVLSQVGLPLEGIGMILAVDRIVDMGRTTVNITGDLVCSVIIDRIEKRAENAEEKVQGKVAAKI from the coding sequence ATGAAAAATTTAAAATTGATTCACAAGGTATTTATAGGTTTGATATCAGGGATAATAGTTGGAGCACTTTTATATCCGATGAAGGAAAATCCAATTGTAAGCAAATATATTGTCAGTGGGTTATTTGAGTTTTTAGGACAAGGATTTTTAAGACTTGTAAAAATGATTATAGTTCCATTAGTTTTTGCATCACTTGTAACTGGAACAGCAGCAATGAATGACGTAAAAAAATTGGGAAGAATTGGAATAAAGACATTAGCATTTTTTATGGGAACAACTGCCATAGGGATAATAGCAGCAATAGTAGGAGCTAATATTTTAAAACCAGGAGCAGGAATAGTTCTTGAAAATGTTCAGAAAGCACAATATGTTGCAAAAGAAACAGATTCATTTGTAAAAGTTTTATTGAATATAATTCCTACAAATCCAATTGAAGCATTAGTAAAAGGTGAAATGTTACAAGTTATATTCTTTGCAGTTATGACAGGTTTTGTTATCACTATTCTTGGAGAAAAGGCAAAGAGATTACAAGGAATGTTTGAAGAAGTTAATAGCTTAATGCTAAAAATGGTAAGCTTAATAATGGAACTTGCTCCACTTGGAATCTTTGGATTGATTGGTAAAACATTTATTACACTTGGTTGGGCAGCGATGAAACCTCTAGCATCATTTATAATAGTTACATATATACTACTTCTATTCCATGGACTTGTAGTATATCAAATACTACTTCGTATCTATGCAAAAGAGAGTCCAATAGCATTTTTAAAGAAAATACTTGGTCCAATGACATTAGCATTTTCAACTTCAAGTAGTGCAGCATGTATTCCTTTATCTTTAAAAACTTTAAAAGAAGAGTTTAATGTAGAAGAAAAAGTATCTTCATTTACAATTCCATTAGGAGCTACAATAAATATGGACGGAACAGCAATAATGCAAGGTGTTGCAACTGTATTTATAGCTCAGTTATACAATATCAACTTAACTACAAATGATTATTTCATGGTTGTATTAACAGCAGTTCTTGCATCTATTGGAACAGCAGGTGTACCAGGAGTTGGAACAATAATGTTATCAATGGTATTATCTCAAGTAGGACTTCCACTAGAAGGAATTGGAATGATATTAGCAGTAGACAGAATAGTTGATATGGGAAGAACAACAGTTAATATTACTGGAGACCTTGTTTGTTCAGTAATTATAGATAGAATTGAAAAGAGAGCAGAAAATGCAGAAGAAAAAGTTCAAGGAAAGGTAGCTGCAAAAATTTAG
- a CDS encoding DUF2273 domain-containing protein has translation MLGELLEKLLVALINNWKKYLGCFLGFVIGVLLVEYGMLKTLFIIVLSIIGYKLGDITITKKIKKFILEKMKED, from the coding sequence GTGCTAGGAGAATTATTAGAAAAATTATTAGTAGCTCTTATAAATAATTGGAAAAAATATCTAGGATGTTTTTTAGGATTTGTTATAGGAGTATTACTAGTTGAATATGGAATGTTAAAAACACTGTTTATTATCGTATTAAGTATTATAGGATATAAATTAGGGGATATTACAATTACAAAAAAAATTAAAAAATTTATATTGGAAAAGATGAAAGAAGATTAA
- a CDS encoding DNA polymerase III subunit alpha, producing the protein MIKNFVHLHLHTEYSLLDGVGKIDDYLDRAIALKMQAIAITDHGNLFGVLEFYKKAMKKGIKPIIGLEAYVAENSMESKEGRNFHLILLAENNRGYKNLLKISSESYLRGFYYKPRVDKEFLKEHSEGIIALSACMQGEISRRILDNEPKENIDLAVNQYIDIFGKNNFYIEVQSNGVKGQKELNDRLYDVAEEHNLKMVATNDTHYVNEGEHTLQDILICVQTGAKVSDEKRMRIETDELFLKSREQIIDGLGTKFLEAVNNTVEIAERCNISIEFGKFKFPEYKIPTCVKSIEGFLRKLVYMGLDRRYPHGLTKNIIVRTEYELSIIEKMGYAGYFVVVWDFIDYAKKNRIPIGPGRGSAAGSLIAYALGITELDPLEYNLIFERFLNPERVSMPDIDIDICQERRQEVIEYVIEKYGADKVAQIITFGTMKARAAIRDVGRVMDTPLSKIDNAAKLVPFNATISQTLNSVEEFRNIYLNDSEMQKVIDISAKIENKVRHASVHAAGIVITKDPLTELVPLYSDNKNKVVSTQYQMKELEDLGLLKMDFLGLRNLTILQRTIDYIKDGTGEEVVLSDIPLNSKKVYDMLSRGDTSGVFQMESQGLRKILLKLKPDRFEDIIALLALYRPGPLGSGMVDDFINGKNGVTEIKYPHPSLETVLKETYGVILYQEQVMKIANVMANYSLGEADLLRRAMGKKNVQIMEENRDKFVERSIKNGYTKEKAVEMFELIDKFAGYGFNKSHSAAYAMIAYWTAYFKAHYMKYYYAALMTSDMNHIEDVAYYVEDAKLHNVKLYLPNVNKASSKFIVDNDGVVFSLAAIKNVGEGVADRILQEYNENGEYKNYEDFVVRTRKDGLNKKALESLILAGALDSLPGNRKQKFESVDKVLDYANRKLKEDDIQQMNLFGEAKSILGAFMLPQMAEYTIEELLAKEKEYLGFYFSAHPLDNYRNIIDVYRVNKIADIKEEKSPRIFKIYGIIRDIKKVVTKKTGQVMCLFELEDYYDKISCVVFPRDYAENAHIFVEGKAVYIEGSIQTDYFKGSETKKVIVKNIRFLDELCYDKRFTVYLLITEEDKEKFSRLKQIILSYLGDTKLSFAIKTKTTKEVKSTKYKVLPSKLFIDEIIELIGVDKITIK; encoded by the coding sequence ATGATTAAAAATTTTGTTCATCTTCATCTACATACAGAATATAGCCTCCTTGATGGAGTTGGAAAAATAGATGATTACTTAGATAGGGCTATTGCTTTAAAAATGCAAGCTATAGCTATAACAGATCATGGAAATCTTTTTGGAGTACTTGAATTTTATAAAAAAGCTATGAAAAAGGGAATAAAGCCTATAATTGGTTTAGAAGCATATGTAGCAGAAAATTCAATGGAATCAAAAGAGGGAAGAAACTTTCACTTGATTTTATTAGCTGAGAATAATAGAGGATATAAAAATCTTTTAAAAATAAGTTCAGAAAGCTATTTAAGAGGATTTTATTATAAACCAAGAGTGGATAAAGAGTTTTTAAAAGAGCATAGTGAGGGAATAATTGCCCTTTCAGCATGTATGCAAGGGGAGATTTCAAGAAGAATTTTAGATAATGAACCAAAAGAAAATATAGATTTAGCAGTTAATCAGTATATAGATATTTTTGGAAAGAATAACTTCTATATTGAAGTTCAATCTAATGGTGTTAAAGGGCAAAAGGAACTTAATGATAGATTATATGATGTAGCAGAAGAACACAATTTAAAAATGGTAGCTACAAATGATACACACTATGTCAATGAAGGGGAGCATACTTTACAAGACATTTTGATTTGTGTACAAACAGGAGCAAAAGTTTCAGATGAAAAGAGAATGAGAATTGAAACTGATGAACTTTTCTTGAAAAGCAGAGAGCAGATAATAGATGGTTTAGGAACAAAGTTTTTAGAAGCAGTAAATAATACAGTTGAGATAGCTGAAAGATGTAATATCAGTATAGAATTTGGAAAGTTTAAGTTTCCAGAGTATAAAATCCCTACTTGTGTTAAGAGTATAGAGGGATTTTTAAGAAAATTAGTGTATATGGGATTAGACAGAAGATATCCTCACGGACTTACTAAAAATATAATAGTGAGAACAGAATATGAACTTTCTATTATTGAAAAAATGGGGTATGCAGGATACTTTGTAGTAGTATGGGATTTTATTGACTATGCTAAGAAAAACAGGATACCAATAGGACCAGGAAGGGGATCAGCAGCAGGAAGTTTAATTGCCTATGCACTGGGAATAACTGAATTAGATCCATTAGAGTACAATCTGATTTTTGAAAGATTTTTGAATCCTGAAAGAGTATCAATGCCAGATATAGATATAGATATCTGTCAAGAAAGAAGACAAGAGGTTATTGAATATGTAATAGAAAAGTATGGAGCTGATAAAGTAGCACAAATTATTACATTTGGAACAATGAAAGCAAGAGCAGCTATAAGAGATGTTGGAAGGGTAATGGATACTCCTCTTAGTAAGATAGATAATGCAGCTAAATTAGTTCCTTTTAATGCTACAATAAGTCAAACTTTAAACAGTGTAGAGGAATTTAGAAATATTTATCTAAATGATAGTGAGATGCAAAAGGTAATAGATATCTCTGCTAAGATAGAAAATAAAGTTAGACATGCCTCTGTTCATGCAGCAGGTATAGTTATAACAAAAGATCCTCTTACAGAGCTAGTTCCACTGTATAGTGATAATAAAAATAAGGTTGTATCAACTCAATATCAAATGAAGGAGCTAGAAGATTTAGGACTTCTAAAAATGGACTTTTTAGGGTTACGTAACCTTACAATTCTTCAAAGAACAATAGATTATATAAAAGATGGAACAGGAGAAGAGGTTGTTTTATCTGATATTCCTTTAAATTCTAAAAAGGTTTATGATATGTTATCAAGAGGAGATACCTCAGGGGTATTCCAAATGGAATCTCAAGGATTAAGAAAAATATTATTGAAGTTAAAGCCTGATAGATTTGAAGATATTATCGCCTTATTGGCACTATATAGACCGGGACCATTGGGATCTGGAATGGTAGATGACTTTATAAATGGGAAAAATGGTGTTACAGAAATAAAATACCCTCATCCCTCTTTAGAGACAGTTTTAAAAGAGACTTATGGGGTTATTCTATATCAAGAGCAGGTTATGAAGATAGCCAATGTAATGGCTAATTACTCCCTTGGAGAGGCAGATCTTTTAAGAAGAGCCATGGGTAAAAAGAATGTTCAGATAATGGAAGAGAATAGAGATAAGTTTGTAGAGAGATCTATAAAAAATGGATACACTAAAGAAAAAGCTGTGGAGATGTTTGAACTTATTGATAAATTTGCTGGGTATGGGTTTAATAAATCTCATTCAGCAGCTTATGCAATGATAGCTTATTGGACAGCATATTTTAAAGCTCACTATATGAAATACTATTATGCAGCTCTTATGACTTCAGATATGAATCATATAGAGGATGTAGCTTATTATGTAGAAGATGCTAAGCTACATAATGTAAAACTGTATCTGCCAAATGTAAATAAAGCTAGTTCAAAGTTTATTGTTGATAATGATGGGGTAGTATTCTCATTGGCAGCAATAAAAAATGTTGGAGAGGGAGTAGCAGATAGAATTTTACAAGAGTACAATGAAAATGGTGAGTATAAAAACTATGAAGATTTTGTAGTGAGAACTCGTAAAGATGGATTGAATAAAAAAGCTTTAGAATCTCTTATTCTAGCAGGAGCTTTAGATAGTTTGCCAGGAAATAGAAAACAGAAGTTTGAATCAGTAGATAAAGTTTTAGATTATGCTAATAGAAAATTGAAAGAGGATGACATTCAACAGATGAATCTTTTTGGAGAGGCTAAATCTATTTTAGGAGCATTTATGCTGCCACAAATGGCTGAATATACAATAGAGGAGCTATTAGCTAAAGAGAAAGAGTATCTAGGTTTCTATTTTAGTGCCCACCCTTTAGATAATTATAGAAATATAATAGATGTGTATAGAGTGAATAAAATAGCAGATATTAAAGAGGAGAAGAGTCCTCGTATTTTTAAAATATATGGAATAATTAGGGATATAAAGAAGGTTGTGACTAAAAAAACAGGACAGGTAATGTGCTTATTTGAGCTAGAGGATTATTATGATAAGATTAGTTGTGTAGTATTTCCAAGGGATTATGCAGAAAATGCTCATATTTTTGTTGAAGGAAAAGCTGTGTATATTGAGGGAAGTATACAGACAGATTATTTCAAAGGTAGTGAAACAAAAAAAGTTATTGTAAAAAATATAAGATTCTTAGATGAATTATGCTATGATAAAAGATTTACTGTGTATCTTTTAATCACTGAGGAAGATAAAGAAAAATTTAGTAGATTAAAACAGATAATTTTATCATATCTAGGTGATACAAAATTGAGCTTTGCTATTAAGACAAAAACCACTAAAGAGGTAAAATCAACAAAATATAAGGTGTTACCTTCGAAATTATTTATAGACGAGATAATAGAATTGATAGGGGTAGACAAGATAACTATAAAGTAG
- a CDS encoding response regulator transcription factor, whose product MRKKILIIEDEIDLIKVLKDTFEKENFQVFCAEDGEEGIEKFYEKNPDLILLDINMPKKNGWEVCSEVRKQSNIPIIMMTARDSEIDELKGLNIGADDYITKPFSLKVLIVKVKKILKIDENSSYKTDGIYFDFKSGELKIDDKDIELTRREIQFLEYLIKNKGIIFSREQLLNDVWGFDFEGDDRVVDTLVKRVRKKLGAYSDMIKTVRGMGYIFDEIKN is encoded by the coding sequence ATGAGAAAGAAAATACTAATTATAGAAGATGAAATAGATTTAATAAAAGTTTTAAAGGATACATTTGAAAAGGAAAATTTTCAAGTATTTTGTGCAGAAGATGGAGAAGAGGGGATAGAAAAATTTTATGAAAAAAATCCTGATCTTATTTTATTAGATATAAATATGCCAAAGAAAAATGGTTGGGAAGTTTGTAGTGAAGTGAGAAAACAATCAAATATTCCTATTATAATGATGACTGCTAGGGATTCAGAGATAGATGAGTTAAAAGGATTAAATATTGGGGCAGATGACTATATAACAAAGCCTTTTAGCTTAAAAGTATTAATAGTGAAAGTAAAGAAAATATTAAAAATAGATGAGAATAGTAGTTATAAAACAGATGGAATTTATTTTGATTTTAAAAGTGGAGAGTTAAAAATAGATGATAAAGATATAGAGCTTACAAGGAGAGAGATACAGTTTTTAGAATATCTTATAAAGAATAAAGGGATTATATTTAGTAGAGAGCAACTTTTAAATGATGTGTGGGGCTTTGATTTTGAAGGTGATGATAGGGTAGTAGATACTTTGGTTAAGAGAGTTAGAAAGAAATTGGGAGCTTATAGTGATATGATTAAGACAGTGAGAGGAATGGGATATATATTTGATGAGATTAAAAATTAA
- a CDS encoding transposase has translation MLKAYKIEIKPTEEQIKKINKTIGVCRFIYNFYIAHNQETYKNSGKFVSGMSFSKWLNNDFIPNNRNYLWIKDVSSKAVKQSIMNGEKAFKQFFKKETGFPKFKKKNRSNVGVYLPKNNKTDFIVERHRAKIPTLGFVRLKEFGYIPLNSNIKSGTITKKCDRYYISILVDKEFKKNNKQYSFGIGVDLGIKEFATVSDERIFKNINKTYKVKKLKKSLKKEQRKLSRKYESLKIRNKEEGGNVTRQNVQKQVLKVQKLHNRINNIRTDYINKTINELVKTKPEFINIEDLNISGMMKNRHLSKAIAEQKLYEFRNKLINKCHQNEIEVRLSNRFYASSKTCSQCGSIKKDLKLADRTYICPECGAVIDRDLNAAINLRDNQIYKIV, from the coding sequence ATGTTAAAAGCATATAAAATTGAAATCAAACCTACAGAAGAACAAATCAAAAAAATTAATAAAACTATTGGAGTATGTAGATTTATATATAATTTCTACATTGCCCATAATCAAGAGACTTATAAAAATAGTGGAAAGTTTGTTTCTGGAATGTCTTTTTCTAAATGGCTTAATAATGATTTTATACCAAATAATCGAAATTATTTGTGGATAAAAGATGTATCATCAAAAGCTGTTAAACAATCAATAATGAATGGAGAAAAGGCATTTAAACAATTTTTTAAAAAAGAAACTGGATTTCCTAAATTTAAAAAGAAAAACAGATCAAATGTAGGTGTATATTTACCTAAAAATAATAAAACAGATTTTATTGTAGAAAGACATAGAGCTAAAATACCAACATTAGGTTTTGTAAGATTAAAAGAGTTTGGATATATTCCACTAAATTCAAATATTAAAAGTGGAACTATAACTAAGAAATGTGATAGATACTATATTTCTATTTTAGTTGATAAAGAATTTAAAAAAAATAATAAACAATATTCTTTTGGTATAGGAGTAGATTTGGGAATAAAAGAGTTTGCAACTGTATCAGATGAAAGAATATTTAAAAATATTAATAAAACATATAAAGTTAAAAAGCTTAAAAAATCATTAAAAAAAGAACAAAGAAAACTTTCAAGGAAATATGAAAGTTTAAAAATTAGAAATAAAGAAGAAGGAGGTAATGTTACTAGACAAAATGTTCAAAAACAAGTGCTAAAGGTACAAAAACTTCATAATAGAATCAATAATATCAGAACTGACTACATAAATAAGACTATTAATGAACTGGTAAAAACCAAGCCAGAATTTATTAATATAGAAGATTTAAATATATCAGGAATGATGAAAAATAGACATTTATCAAAAGCGATAGCTGAACAAAAACTCTATGAATTTAGAAATAAGTTAATAAATAAGTGTCACCAAAATGAGATTGAAGTTAGATTATCAAATAGATTTTATGCAAGTAGTAAAACTTGTAGTCAATGTGGTTCTATAAAGAAAGATTTAAAATTAGCTGATAGAACTTACATATGTCCAGAATGTGGAGCAGTGATTGATAGGGATTTAAATGCAGCAATAAATCTAAGAGATAATCAAATATACAAGATTGTATAG
- a CDS encoding Asp23/Gls24 family envelope stress response protein produces MNELGNIRISDDVVKTIAAKAASDVEGVYKLAGGMVDEVSKILGKKRPTNGVKVEVGEKECSIEIFIIVEYGYPISEVAHEVQKAVLKAVSELSGLKVVEVNVYVQDVKIISEETTEEVEDIQEGL; encoded by the coding sequence ATGAACGAATTAGGAAATATAAGAATTTCAGATGACGTAGTAAAAACAATAGCTGCTAAAGCTGCAAGTGATGTAGAAGGTGTATATAAACTTGCTGGTGGAATGGTAGATGAAGTAAGTAAAATCCTAGGAAAGAAAAGACCAACTAATGGGGTAAAAGTAGAAGTAGGAGAAAAAGAGTGTAGCATCGAAATATTTATAATCGTAGAATATGGATATCCAATCTCTGAAGTAGCTCATGAAGTTCAAAAAGCTGTTTTAAAAGCAGTTTCTGAATTAAGTGGATTAAAAGTTGTAGAAGTAAATGTATATGTTCAAGATGTTAAAATAATATCTGAAGAAACTACTGAAGAAGTTGAAGACATACAAGAAGGATTATAA
- the accC gene encoding acetyl-CoA carboxylase biotin carboxylase subunit: MFKKILIANRGEIAVRIIRAAKELGIKTVAVYSEADKESLHVMLADEAVCIGGISSTESYLKIPNIIAAAEITGADAIHPGYGFLSENARFGKICEMHNIAFIGPRPECIIKMGDKATARATAIANNVPVTNGTGIIKSVEEAKKEVNERIKYPVMIKATAGGGGKGMRIARNDEELAANIVAAQNEAESAFGNPDVYIEKFVEDPRHIEIQIMGDKHGNVIYLGERDCSIQRRHQKLIEEAPSFSLPYNIRKAMGEAAVTLAKAINYDSAGTLEFLVDKNNDFFFMEMNTRVQVEHTVTEMVTGLDIIKLQIKVAAGDKLNITQDDVVLYGHAIECRINAEDPENDFLPSPGVLQKYIVPGGNGIRVDSHSYQGYEISPYYDSMIGKLIAFGINREEAIAKMKRALDEYIIEGIDTTIPFHKEVFENELYLAGKTSTNFIEENFSKKNN, from the coding sequence ATGTTTAAAAAGATACTTATAGCCAATAGAGGGGAGATAGCTGTTAGAATAATTAGAGCAGCTAAAGAGCTAGGAATAAAAACAGTTGCTGTATATTCTGAGGCAGATAAAGAGAGTTTACATGTAATGTTAGCTGATGAAGCAGTTTGTATAGGAGGAATTTCAAGTACAGAATCATATTTAAAAATTCCTAATATTATAGCAGCAGCAGAGATTACAGGAGCAGATGCAATTCACCCAGGATATGGATTTTTATCTGAAAATGCTAGATTTGGAAAGATTTGTGAAATGCACAATATAGCATTTATTGGACCTAGACCAGAATGTATTATAAAAATGGGAGATAAGGCAACAGCTAGAGCAACAGCAATAGCTAATAATGTTCCGGTAACAAATGGAACTGGAATAATCAAAAGTGTAGAAGAAGCTAAAAAAGAGGTAAATGAAAGAATAAAATACCCAGTAATGATTAAAGCCACTGCTGGTGGTGGAGGAAAGGGTATGAGAATTGCCAGAAATGATGAGGAACTTGCTGCTAATATAGTAGCTGCTCAAAATGAAGCAGAATCAGCTTTTGGAAACCCAGATGTATATATAGAAAAATTTGTTGAAGATCCAAGACACATAGAGATACAAATTATGGGAGATAAACATGGAAATGTAATCTATCTTGGAGAGAGAGATTGTTCTATTCAAAGAAGACATCAAAAGCTTATTGAAGAAGCTCCATCATTCTCATTACCATACAATATTAGAAAGGCAATGGGAGAGGCAGCTGTAACATTGGCTAAAGCTATAAACTATGACTCAGCAGGAACATTAGAGTTTCTAGTTGATAAAAATAATGATTTCTTCTTTATGGAGATGAATACAAGAGTTCAAGTTGAACATACTGTAACTGAAATGGTAACAGGTCTTGATATTATAAAACTTCAAATAAAAGTTGCAGCAGGAGATAAATTAAATATAACTCAAGATGATGTTGTACTTTATGGACATGCTATTGAGTGTAGAATAAATGCTGAAGATCCAGAAAATGACTTTTTACCATCTCCAGGAGTGTTACAAAAATATATAGTTCCTGGTGGAAATGGTATAAGGGTAGATTCACACTCATATCAAGGATATGAGATAAGTCCTTACTATGATTCTATGATAGGGAAATTGATAGCCTTTGGAATTAATAGAGAGGAAGCTATAGCTAAGATGAAAAGAGCTCTTGATGAATATATAATTGAGGGAATAGATACAACAATTCCATTCCACAAAGAAGTATTTGAAAATGAGCTATACTTAGCTGGAAAAACTTCAACAAACTTCATAGAAGAAAATTTTTCTAAAAAAAATAATTAA
- the nusB gene encoding transcription antitermination factor NusB, whose product MSRRVAREELFKLVFEGEIKEESTKEIFDSYLTRDEALKNENEIAFIKKYMEGITENNSEILKTISDNITGWSFERIGNVEKALLKCSVYEILFEDTPREIVINEAVELAKVYGDEKTSEFINGVLAKIVNR is encoded by the coding sequence ATGAGTAGAAGAGTAGCTAGAGAAGAATTGTTTAAATTAGTATTTGAAGGAGAAATAAAAGAAGAAAGTACTAAAGAGATATTTGACAGTTATCTAACTAGAGATGAAGCACTAAAAAATGAAAATGAAATTGCTTTCATAAAGAAATATATGGAGGGAATTACTGAAAATAACAGTGAAATTTTAAAAACTATTTCAGATAATATTACAGGTTGGAGTTTTGAAAGAATTGGAAACGTAGAGAAAGCTCTTTTAAAATGTTCTGTGTATGAGATTTTATTTGAAGATACTCCACGTGAAATAGTTATCAATGAGGCAGTAGAGCTTGCAAAAGTTTATGGAGATGAAAAAACATCTGAATTTATAAATGGAGTTCTAGCTAAAATAGTAAATAGATAA
- a CDS encoding biotin/lipoyl-containing protein translates to MKADIKTIEELMKVLHEQKLTEVSYEDTNFKVTIKGTATAEVKKEIKRDQKPVETKEPIKYKEVLSDHIGRYFYMKKDGTPIIEVGQKIKSGQEIGYITTIGVNTTICSNFSGVIEEIYIENGNPVDYGRPLLKIRI, encoded by the coding sequence ATGAAGGCTGATATTAAAACTATAGAAGAGTTAATGAAAGTTTTACATGAGCAAAAATTAACTGAAGTTTCATATGAAGATACAAATTTTAAAGTGACAATAAAAGGAACAGCAACTGCTGAAGTAAAAAAAGAGATAAAAAGAGATCAAAAACCTGTAGAAACTAAAGAACCTATAAAATATAAAGAAGTATTATCTGACCATATTGGAAGATATTTCTATATGAAAAAAGATGGAACTCCAATAATAGAAGTTGGACAAAAGATAAAATCAGGACAAGAGATAGGATATATTACTACAATAGGAGTAAATACAACTATCTGTTCTAATTTTTCAGGAGTAATAGAAGAAATATATATTGAAAATGGCAATCCAGTAGACTATGGAAGACCATTATTAAAAATCAGAATATAA